In the genome of Oncorhynchus mykiss isolate Arlee chromosome 18, USDA_OmykA_1.1, whole genome shotgun sequence, one region contains:
- the LOC110496035 gene encoding transmembrane protein 42: protein MFPGVFYALLAGFLGAVASSSAKLSLGADYLKGVCETGLRTWGEQRKFRQPDETTACDWLHIPLRLLCGGLLFTCNAVMWTFLAKALRYSSSSTRTTVTTTASNFISSAFLGQLIFGEAQIALWWVGISLTFSGLLVLQRAAPNDRARKDE, encoded by the exons ATGTTCCCCGGCGTTTTCTATGCGCTCCTGGCGGGGTTTCTCGGGGCTGTCGCATCTTCATCTGCAAAGCTGTCACTTGGAGCCGATTACCTTAAAGGTGTATGTGAAACGGGGCTACGAACATGGGGAGAGCAGCGGAAATTTAGACAACCGGATGAAACTACCGCGTGTGACTGG cTACACATCCCCCTGAGGCTGCTTTGTGGGGGGCTGCTCTTCACTTGTAATGCTGTGATGTGGACATTCCTCGCTAAGGCTCTCAGgtactcttcctcctccacccgaACCACTGTGACCACCACCGCTTCCAACTTCATATCTTCC gcctttttggggcAGCTTATCTTCGGGGAGGCCCAGATTGCATTGTGGTGGGTGGGAATCTCCCTCACGTTCTCTGGCCTCCTGGTACTTCAGAGGGCAGCCCCCAACGACCGAGCCAGGAAGGATGAATGA